The following proteins come from a genomic window of Pangasianodon hypophthalmus isolate fPanHyp1 chromosome 24, fPanHyp1.pri, whole genome shotgun sequence:
- the LOC113537023 gene encoding long-chain-fatty-acid--CoA ligase ACSBG2 isoform X2, whose translation MSVSGPSLSNTLENNSESTIKDTQHHLREKQPLQDSRTQLNGNFMTALIGNNIMGSVADKVKEINLSDDSGIDSPTGDMNAGISKKAQTDVISKNEEASVSGFEDTAVDATVGGARKAAGEVRLTPAEQYWSITRDKAVKLRMSESGPGSETPLTIHQVFQWTVDNFGDHPALCSKKDGVWVKLTYKEYQQQCRAAAKSFLKLGLERFHGVGILGFNSPEWFIADVGCIMAGGLAVGIYTTNSPEACHYVAYNCEANVLVVENDKQLAKILQVKDQLPHLKAIVQYKGEVKTKMSNVYTWAEFMKVGKDISDAELDAVIDSQSANECCTLIYTSGTTGNPKGVMLSHDNVMWTANAAGKVIGLNMGEESIVSYLPLSHVAAQVNDIWICIKFAGTTYFAQPDALKGSLATTLREVRPTSFLGVPRVWEKMQEAMKDIGAKSSLMKKKIADWAKGVGLQASYNAMNNNTSVPWGFTLANSIVFKRVRAALGMDRCKHCFTGAAPITKDTLEYFMSLNIPIYELYGMSESTGPHTMSWSDSFCIMSCGKVIPGCKTKLDKPDADGNGEVCFWGRHVFMGYLNMADKTKEALDSEGWLHSGDLGKHDMNDFLYITGRIKELIITAGGENIPPVPIEDAVKEELPIISNAMLVGDKKKFLSMLLTLKCKADDNGDPTDELTPLAVEFCRQHGVMASKVSEIISNKEPAIYKLIQEGVDRVNAKATSNAQKVQKWTLLSQDFSINGGELGPTMKLKRPVVSKMYKEDIDKFYEV comes from the exons ATGTCAGTCAGTGGACCCAGCCTTTCAAACACCTTGGAAAATAATTCAGAGAG CACTATAAAAGATACTCAGCACCATCTCAGAGAAAAGCAGCCACTCCAAGACTCTAGAACACAACTTAATGGCAACTTTATGACTGCTTTAATTGGAAACAATATCATGGGCTCGGTGGCCGACAAGGTGAAAGAAATCAATTTATCCGATGATTCTGGGATTGACAGTCCAACTGGTGATATGAATGCAGGGATTTCAAAGAAGGCGCAAACAGATGTAATCAGCAAAAATGAGGAAgcatctgtcagtggttttgaGGACACTGCAGTTGATGCTACTGTAGGAGGGGCCCGCAAGGCTGCAG GTGAAGTACGCTTGACTCCAGCCGAGCAGTACTGGAGTATCACAAGGGACAAGGCAGTAAAGCTAAGGATGAGTGAGTCGGGTCCAGGCTCTGAGACTCCTCTTACCATCCATCAGGTGTTCCAGTGGACGGTGGATAATTTCGGAGATCACCCAGCTCTCTGCTCAAAGAAGGACGGAGTTTGGGTTAAACTGACCTATAAGGAATACCAACAGCAGTGCCGAGCTGCAGCCAAGAGCTTTCTCAAG ttggggCTGGAGCGCTTCCATGGTGTTGGTATTCTGGGATTCAATTCTCCTGAGTGGTTCATCGCAGACGTTGGTTGCATCATGGCAGG AGGCCTTGCTGTTGGAATCTACACCACCAACTCTCCAGAAGCCTGTCATTATGTGGCTTATAACTGCGAAGCCAATGTGTTAGTGGTTGAAAATGACAAACAGCTAGCAAAGATCCTCCAG GTTAAAGACCAACTACCACATCTGAAGGCAATCGTTCAATACAAAGGAGAAGTGAAGACTAAGATGTCAAACGTATACACG TGGGCTGAGTTTATGAAGGTTGGGAAGGACATTTCAGATGCTGAGCTGGATGCGGTAATTGACAGTCAGAGTGCTAATGAATGCTGCACCCTTATCTATACTTCAGGAACCACAGGAAACCCTAAAGGGGTTATGCTCAGTCATGACAAT GTCATGTGGACTGCAAACGCAGCAGGAAAAGTGATCGGTCTGAACATGGGGGAGGAATCTATAGTGAGCTATCTGCCCCTCAGTCATGTGGCTGCCCAAGTGAATGACATTTGGATCTGCATTAAATTTGCAGGCACCACGTATTTTGCCCAACCAGATGCACTGAAG GGTTCTTTGGCCACCACTTTGAGAGAAGTGCGTCCCACAAGTTTCTTGGGTGTTCCACGTGTATGGGAGAAGATGCAGGAAGCAATGAAAGACATCGGTGCAAAGTCTTCGCTCATGAAGAAGAAAATTGCCGATTGGGCCAAGGGTGTAGGACTTCAGGCCAGCTACAACGCAATGAACAA TAATACCTCAGTGCCCTGGGGCTTCACACTGGCTAATAGCATAGTCTTTAAGAGGGTACGTGCTGCTCTTGGGATGGATCGCTGCAAGCACTGCTTTACAGGGGCAGCGCCAATCACTAAGGACACACTGGAATACTTCATGAGTCTGAACATCCCCATCTATGAGCTGTATGGCATGAGTGAGAGTACGGGCCCTCACACCATGTCCTGGTCTGACAGCTTCTGCATTATGAG CTGTGGTAAGGTGATACCAGGCTGCAAAACAAAGCTGGACAAGCCAGATGCAGATGGCAATGGGGAGGTGTGTTTCTGGGGCCGTCATGTCTTCATGGGATACCTGAATATGGCTGATAAAACCAAAGAGGCACTGGACTCAGAAGGCTGGCTGCATTCAGGAGACCTTGGAAAGCATGACATGAATGACTTCCTTTACATTACAGGAAGGATAAAAG agctAATCATCACAGCCGGAGGAGAGAACATCCCACCAGTTCCCATTGAGGATGCAGTCAAGGAGGAACTGCCCATCATTAGCAATGCCATGCTGGTGGGAGACAAAAAGAAATTCCTCTCCATGCTTCTCACTCTCAAA TGTAAGGCTGATGACAATGGAGACCCCACTGATGAGCTGACCCCACTGGCTGTAGAGTTCTGCAGGCAACATGGCGTCATGGCAAGCAAGGTCTCGGAGATCATCAGCAACAAAGAACCAGCCATTTACAAACTCATCCAGGAGGGTGTGGACAGGGTCAATGCCAAGGCCACGTCCAATGCTCAGAAGGTCCAGAAGTGGACACTGTTATCTCAGGACTTCTCAATAAATGGAGGGGAGCTTG GTCCTACTATGAAGCTCAAAAGGCCAGTTGTCTCGAAAATGTACAAAGAAGACATTGACAAGTTTTATGAAGTATGA
- the LOC113537023 gene encoding long-chain-fatty-acid--CoA ligase ACSBG2 isoform X1: MSVSGPSLSNTLENNSESTIKDTQHHLREKQPLQDSRTQLNGNFMTALIGNNIMGSVADKVKEINLSDDSGIDSPTGDMNAGISKKAQTDVISKNEEASVSGFEDTAVDATVGGARKAADDESIPISGEVRLTPAEQYWSITRDKAVKLRMSESGPGSETPLTIHQVFQWTVDNFGDHPALCSKKDGVWVKLTYKEYQQQCRAAAKSFLKLGLERFHGVGILGFNSPEWFIADVGCIMAGGLAVGIYTTNSPEACHYVAYNCEANVLVVENDKQLAKILQVKDQLPHLKAIVQYKGEVKTKMSNVYTWAEFMKVGKDISDAELDAVIDSQSANECCTLIYTSGTTGNPKGVMLSHDNVMWTANAAGKVIGLNMGEESIVSYLPLSHVAAQVNDIWICIKFAGTTYFAQPDALKGSLATTLREVRPTSFLGVPRVWEKMQEAMKDIGAKSSLMKKKIADWAKGVGLQASYNAMNNNTSVPWGFTLANSIVFKRVRAALGMDRCKHCFTGAAPITKDTLEYFMSLNIPIYELYGMSESTGPHTMSWSDSFCIMSCGKVIPGCKTKLDKPDADGNGEVCFWGRHVFMGYLNMADKTKEALDSEGWLHSGDLGKHDMNDFLYITGRIKELIITAGGENIPPVPIEDAVKEELPIISNAMLVGDKKKFLSMLLTLKCKADDNGDPTDELTPLAVEFCRQHGVMASKVSEIISNKEPAIYKLIQEGVDRVNAKATSNAQKVQKWTLLSQDFSINGGELGPTMKLKRPVVSKMYKEDIDKFYEV; the protein is encoded by the exons ATGTCAGTCAGTGGACCCAGCCTTTCAAACACCTTGGAAAATAATTCAGAGAG CACTATAAAAGATACTCAGCACCATCTCAGAGAAAAGCAGCCACTCCAAGACTCTAGAACACAACTTAATGGCAACTTTATGACTGCTTTAATTGGAAACAATATCATGGGCTCGGTGGCCGACAAGGTGAAAGAAATCAATTTATCCGATGATTCTGGGATTGACAGTCCAACTGGTGATATGAATGCAGGGATTTCAAAGAAGGCGCAAACAGATGTAATCAGCAAAAATGAGGAAgcatctgtcagtggttttgaGGACACTGCAGTTGATGCTACTGTAGGAGGGGCCCGCAAGGCTGCAG ATGATGAATCAATCCCAATTTCAGGTGAAGTACGCTTGACTCCAGCCGAGCAGTACTGGAGTATCACAAGGGACAAGGCAGTAAAGCTAAGGATGAGTGAGTCGGGTCCAGGCTCTGAGACTCCTCTTACCATCCATCAGGTGTTCCAGTGGACGGTGGATAATTTCGGAGATCACCCAGCTCTCTGCTCAAAGAAGGACGGAGTTTGGGTTAAACTGACCTATAAGGAATACCAACAGCAGTGCCGAGCTGCAGCCAAGAGCTTTCTCAAG ttggggCTGGAGCGCTTCCATGGTGTTGGTATTCTGGGATTCAATTCTCCTGAGTGGTTCATCGCAGACGTTGGTTGCATCATGGCAGG AGGCCTTGCTGTTGGAATCTACACCACCAACTCTCCAGAAGCCTGTCATTATGTGGCTTATAACTGCGAAGCCAATGTGTTAGTGGTTGAAAATGACAAACAGCTAGCAAAGATCCTCCAG GTTAAAGACCAACTACCACATCTGAAGGCAATCGTTCAATACAAAGGAGAAGTGAAGACTAAGATGTCAAACGTATACACG TGGGCTGAGTTTATGAAGGTTGGGAAGGACATTTCAGATGCTGAGCTGGATGCGGTAATTGACAGTCAGAGTGCTAATGAATGCTGCACCCTTATCTATACTTCAGGAACCACAGGAAACCCTAAAGGGGTTATGCTCAGTCATGACAAT GTCATGTGGACTGCAAACGCAGCAGGAAAAGTGATCGGTCTGAACATGGGGGAGGAATCTATAGTGAGCTATCTGCCCCTCAGTCATGTGGCTGCCCAAGTGAATGACATTTGGATCTGCATTAAATTTGCAGGCACCACGTATTTTGCCCAACCAGATGCACTGAAG GGTTCTTTGGCCACCACTTTGAGAGAAGTGCGTCCCACAAGTTTCTTGGGTGTTCCACGTGTATGGGAGAAGATGCAGGAAGCAATGAAAGACATCGGTGCAAAGTCTTCGCTCATGAAGAAGAAAATTGCCGATTGGGCCAAGGGTGTAGGACTTCAGGCCAGCTACAACGCAATGAACAA TAATACCTCAGTGCCCTGGGGCTTCACACTGGCTAATAGCATAGTCTTTAAGAGGGTACGTGCTGCTCTTGGGATGGATCGCTGCAAGCACTGCTTTACAGGGGCAGCGCCAATCACTAAGGACACACTGGAATACTTCATGAGTCTGAACATCCCCATCTATGAGCTGTATGGCATGAGTGAGAGTACGGGCCCTCACACCATGTCCTGGTCTGACAGCTTCTGCATTATGAG CTGTGGTAAGGTGATACCAGGCTGCAAAACAAAGCTGGACAAGCCAGATGCAGATGGCAATGGGGAGGTGTGTTTCTGGGGCCGTCATGTCTTCATGGGATACCTGAATATGGCTGATAAAACCAAAGAGGCACTGGACTCAGAAGGCTGGCTGCATTCAGGAGACCTTGGAAAGCATGACATGAATGACTTCCTTTACATTACAGGAAGGATAAAAG agctAATCATCACAGCCGGAGGAGAGAACATCCCACCAGTTCCCATTGAGGATGCAGTCAAGGAGGAACTGCCCATCATTAGCAATGCCATGCTGGTGGGAGACAAAAAGAAATTCCTCTCCATGCTTCTCACTCTCAAA TGTAAGGCTGATGACAATGGAGACCCCACTGATGAGCTGACCCCACTGGCTGTAGAGTTCTGCAGGCAACATGGCGTCATGGCAAGCAAGGTCTCGGAGATCATCAGCAACAAAGAACCAGCCATTTACAAACTCATCCAGGAGGGTGTGGACAGGGTCAATGCCAAGGCCACGTCCAATGCTCAGAAGGTCCAGAAGTGGACACTGTTATCTCAGGACTTCTCAATAAATGGAGGGGAGCTTG GTCCTACTATGAAGCTCAAAAGGCCAGTTGTCTCGAAAATGTACAAAGAAGACATTGACAAGTTTTATGAAGTATGA